Proteins encoded within one genomic window of Deltaproteobacteria bacterium:
- a CDS encoding aspartate-semialdehyde dehydrogenase produces MGKLFNVAVAGATGAVGNQMVACLEERDFPVNNLKLLATAKSAGRTLRFKGEEIPVEGLTETSFKGVDIGIFSAGGATSQQFAPIAARDGCVVVDNSSAWRMDPGVPLVVPEVNPGATANYGNKGIIANPNCSTIQMVVALAPIHAKAGIKRIVVSTYQAVSGTGKKAIDELYDQTKAIINSAEPEKRVYPHRIAFNCLPHIDVFLDGGYTKEEMKMVHETRKILEDDTIGITATAVRVPVFYSHSESVNIETRERIAPEDVRDLLENAPGVTVVDDPSQNLYPMAIDAAGKDDTFVGRIRADESIANGINMWIVSDNIRKGAATNAVQIAELLAREYL; encoded by the coding sequence ATGGGCAAGTTGTTCAATGTGGCCGTGGCTGGGGCCACCGGTGCGGTGGGAAACCAGATGGTGGCTTGCCTTGAAGAAAGGGATTTCCCTGTCAATAATCTTAAGCTGCTGGCTACTGCCAAATCTGCCGGCCGCACACTCCGGTTCAAAGGCGAGGAGATTCCGGTGGAAGGACTAACAGAGACCTCATTCAAGGGAGTAGACATCGGGATCTTTTCTGCCGGCGGCGCCACCAGTCAGCAGTTTGCGCCAATTGCCGCCCGGGATGGCTGTGTGGTTGTTGATAACTCTTCTGCATGGCGCATGGACCCTGGTGTGCCCCTGGTCGTTCCGGAGGTGAATCCCGGGGCAACAGCCAATTATGGGAACAAGGGCATTATAGCCAATCCGAACTGCTCCACTATCCAGATGGTAGTGGCGCTGGCGCCCATTCACGCAAAGGCGGGCATCAAACGGATTGTGGTATCCACTTATCAGGCCGTTTCCGGCACGGGCAAGAAAGCAATTGACGAACTCTACGACCAGACCAAGGCGATTATCAACTCTGCTGAGCCGGAGAAAAGGGTCTATCCTCATAGAATTGCCTTCAACTGTCTACCGCACATTGATGTCTTTCTTGACGGCGGGTATACTAAGGAAGAGATGAAGATGGTCCATGAGACAAGGAAGATTCTGGAAGACGATACTATTGGAATCACAGCCACCGCGGTCCGGGTGCCTGTTTTCTACAGCCATTCCGAGTCGGTCAATATTGAAACACGCGAACGCATTGCCCCAGAAGATGTTCGGGACCTGCTGGAGAATGCCCCGGGTGTGACGGTAGTGGACGACCCTTCACAGAATCTCTACCCCATGGCTATTGACGCTGCCGGAAAGGATGACACCTTTGTGGGGCGAATCAGGGCCGATGAGTCTATTGCAAATGGTATTAACATGTGGATCGTGTCGGACAACATACGCAAGGGGGCAGCCACCAATGCCGTGCAGATAGCGGAGCTTCTCGCGCGAGAGTATCTGTGA
- a CDS encoding 3-isopropylmalate dehydrogenase — protein MTPRDYDIAVIPGDGTGPEVVAEGLKVLEAVSGKKGFELAFRYFSLGGKHYKETGETLPDGVLESIKGCDAMYLGAIGDPDVTPGILEKGVLLRLRFELDQYINLRPVRLYPGVETPIKHKGPDEIDFVVVRENTEGLYAGTGGILRRGTPHEVAIQESISTRMGVERCIRYAFEACRRRGRAKKLTLCGKTNVLTYTFDLWERTFNEVGESYPDIETDYVHVDALCMWMIKNPEWFDVIVTENMFGDIITDLGAMLQGGMGVAAGGNINPEGISMFEPIGGSAPKYTGQNIINPIGAILAAKLMLETLGEPEAAQMIERAVIKVLRDDLKGAGAGQMGHSTSEVGDLIVESIEGE, from the coding sequence GTGACGCCAAGAGACTATGACATAGCCGTTATCCCAGGCGATGGCACAGGCCCTGAGGTGGTTGCCGAGGGATTGAAGGTTCTTGAAGCTGTTTCCGGCAAGAAAGGCTTTGAGCTTGCCTTTCGTTACTTCAGCCTGGGTGGCAAACATTACAAGGAGACAGGGGAAACCCTGCCTGACGGAGTCCTTGAATCGATAAAAGGATGTGACGCCATGTATCTAGGGGCCATCGGTGATCCGGATGTGACGCCGGGTATCCTGGAGAAGGGGGTCCTCTTAAGACTCCGGTTTGAGTTGGATCAATACATTAATCTGAGACCCGTAAGGCTCTATCCTGGTGTCGAGACTCCCATAAAGCACAAGGGACCTGATGAGATTGACTTTGTGGTCGTGCGTGAAAATACAGAAGGCCTCTATGCAGGCACGGGCGGCATTCTGAGGCGGGGAACGCCCCATGAAGTGGCTATCCAGGAGTCCATCAGCACGCGTATGGGAGTTGAACGCTGTATTCGGTATGCCTTTGAGGCCTGCAGGCGCCGGGGCCGGGCCAAGAAACTGACACTGTGTGGAAAGACCAATGTTTTGACCTATACCTTTGACCTGTGGGAACGCACATTCAACGAGGTGGGAGAATCCTACCCGGATATTGAAACCGACTATGTTCATGTGGACGCTCTGTGTATGTGGATGATCAAGAATCCGGAATGGTTTGACGTCATTGTGACCGAGAACATGTTCGGTGACATTATTACCGATCTGGGCGCAATGCTCCAGGGTGGCATGGGCGTTGCGGCCGGCGGAAACATTAATCCGGAGGGGATTTCTATGTTTGAGCCGATCGGGGGTTCTGCGCCAAAATACACGGGCCAAAATATCATTAATCCAATAGGAGCAATTCTGGCTGCCAAGCTTATGCTCGAAACCCTTGGTGAGCCGGAGGCCGCCCAGATGATCGAAAGGGCCGTTATCAAGGTCTTGCGAGATGACCTCAAGGGCGCAGGAGCAGGCCAAATGGGGCATTCCACGTCAGAGGTGGGAGACTTGATTGTGGAATCTATTGAGGGAGAGTGA